Proteins from a genomic interval of Massilia sp. KIM:
- the hutI gene encoding imidazolonepropionase — translation MSEAAPADLLFTNVRLATMTEGYGELQDAALAVKDGRIAWLGPRAQAPRAAREHDCGGAWMTPGLVDCHTHIVHAGNRSDEWEARLNGASYEDIARRGGGIMSTVRATRAASVEQLVEASLPRVRALLAEGVSTLEIKSGYGLELEAEARMLRAARRIGELLGVRVKTTFLGAHALPPEFAGRADDYVDELCQHMLPALAREGLVDAVDAFCERIGFTNAQTGRVFAAARALGLPVKLHAEQLSDQQGAALVARHGGLSADHLEYLTPEGVAAMAAAGTVAVLLPGAYYFLRESTPPPVAALREAGVPMAVSTDCNPGTSPMTSLLLAMNMACTLWRLTPQEALLGTTKHAARALGLQGEIGTLEAGKQADLALWDIARPADLAYAIGFNPCKAVFKAGV, via the coding sequence ATGAGTGAGGCGGCGCCGGCCGACCTGCTGTTCACCAACGTGCGCCTGGCCACCATGACGGAAGGCTACGGCGAGCTGCAGGACGCCGCGCTGGCGGTGAAGGACGGGCGCATCGCCTGGCTCGGTCCGCGCGCCCAGGCGCCGCGCGCGGCGCGCGAGCACGATTGCGGCGGGGCCTGGATGACGCCCGGCCTGGTGGACTGCCACACCCACATCGTCCACGCGGGAAACCGCAGCGACGAATGGGAGGCGCGCCTGAACGGCGCCAGCTACGAGGACATCGCGCGCCGGGGCGGGGGCATCATGTCCACCGTGCGCGCGACCCGCGCGGCCAGCGTCGAGCAGCTGGTCGAGGCCAGCCTGCCGCGCGTGCGCGCGTTGCTGGCCGAGGGCGTGTCCACGCTCGAGATCAAGTCCGGCTACGGGCTGGAGCTGGAGGCCGAGGCGCGCATGCTGCGCGCCGCGCGCCGCATCGGCGAACTGCTGGGCGTGCGCGTCAAGACCACCTTCCTGGGCGCGCACGCGCTGCCGCCCGAATTCGCCGGCCGCGCCGACGACTACGTGGACGAACTGTGCCAGCACATGCTGCCGGCCCTGGCGCGCGAAGGCCTGGTCGACGCGGTGGACGCCTTCTGCGAAAGGATCGGCTTCACCAACGCCCAGACCGGGCGCGTGTTCGCCGCGGCGCGCGCGCTCGGCCTGCCGGTCAAGCTGCATGCCGAGCAGCTCTCGGACCAGCAGGGCGCGGCCCTGGTGGCGCGCCATGGCGGGCTGTCGGCCGACCACCTCGAATACCTGACGCCGGAAGGCGTGGCCGCGATGGCGGCGGCGGGCACGGTGGCGGTGCTGCTGCCGGGAGCCTACTACTTCCTGCGCGAGAGCACCCCGCCGCCGGTGGCGGCGCTGCGCGAAGCGGGCGTGCCGATGGCGGTGTCCACCGATTGCAATCCGGGCACCTCGCCCATGACTTCCCTGTTGCTGGCCATGAACATGGCCTGCACCCTGTGGCGCCTGACGCCACAGGAGGCGCTGCTCGGAACCACCAAGCATGCGGCGCGCGCCCTCGGCCTGCAGGGCGAGATCGGCACCCTGGAAGCAGGCAAGCAGGCCGACCTGGCCCTGTGGGACATCGCGCGCCCGGCCGATCTGGCCTATGCCATCGGCTTCAATCCCTGCAAGGCGGTCTTCAAGGCCGGCGTTTAA